CGAGTGAAATTTTGTGAGCGCACAAAATAAGCCGCTTCAATCCATAACTCCATTTACCACTCTTGATTTTCCCGATAAAACCGCGTGCGTAGCGTGGTTTACGGGGTGTAATATGCGCTGTGCCTACTGCTACAACACAGCTGTCGTGCTTGGCGAAGGCTTTGTGAGCGAAGATGAGTTTTTGCAGTTTTTAGATAGGCGCATAGGCAAGCTAAGCGGAGTTGTATTTAGCGGTGGAGAGTGTACTATCAGCAGCAGTTTTTTGCCTCTTGCTCAAGAAGTAAAAAGACGTGGATTTTTGCTTAAAGTTGATACCAACGGCTCAAATTTAAAGGCTTTAAAAGCGGCTTTGAGCGAAAATTTGATCGATTATATCGCACTTGATTTTAAAGCTCCTAGAGATAAATTTCAAGAGGTTACAAAGTCAAATTTATATGAGAATTTCATCCAAACGCTTGATTTTTTAATTCTGATAAATTTTAAATTCGAAGTTCGCACGACCGTACATGCGGATTTGCTTTGTGAAGATGACATTACAAATATGAGCAAAACACTGCATAATCACGGATACAATGGAATTTATTATCTGCAAAAATTTCTAGATACCGGTGAAAATTTAGGAAATTTAACTACTCCGCAAAGAAAATTCGACGCTAAAAAGATAGAGTCAAATTTAAAGATAGAGCTTAGAAATTTTAACTAATAGATGAATATTGCTTTACTTCATAAAGTAAAAAATCATAAACTCTTTGCTGAATTAATGTCTCTTCCTCTTCTCCGTTAATAAGTCTTCTAAGGTGTGAAAAATCTATTTTAGAAGCATATCTTTTATGGCTTTTCATAGATTGATCTATGCTTAAAAGTAGAGCATCAAGAGTGAGATGATCCTTACATTTTACTTTTGATATATACTCTTTTGTAATCTGTATTAAAACAGCTTTTCTATCCTCGTCATTATCGTAAATCTCTTTTGAAATTTCATATAGTATTATGAAATCATCTTCATCAGGATCAAGTTTGGCAGCTATAATAGCGGCAAAAACTTTCGCACGAAATTCCAAAGATCTATGATGATATACAAAAAATTCGCGAAAAAACGACAAAAATTTAGATTTTATCCCGACTGCCATAAAATGCCTCAATTAGTTTTAAGTTATACTTTAGTAAAA
This Campylobacter sp. RM16189 DNA region includes the following protein-coding sequences:
- a CDS encoding anaerobic ribonucleoside-triphosphate reductase activating protein, which produces MSAQNKPLQSITPFTTLDFPDKTACVAWFTGCNMRCAYCYNTAVVLGEGFVSEDEFLQFLDRRIGKLSGVVFSGGECTISSSFLPLAQEVKRRGFLLKVDTNGSNLKALKAALSENLIDYIALDFKAPRDKFQEVTKSNLYENFIQTLDFLILINFKFEVRTTVHADLLCEDDITNMSKTLHNHGYNGIYYLQKFLDTGENLGNLTTPQRKFDAKKIESNLKIELRNFN